A genome region from Bacteroides stercoris ATCC 43183 includes the following:
- a CDS encoding CPBP family intramembrane glutamic endopeptidase, translating into METIGNESKAKRFGKAAIDIVSFAALAVIIITIISVPFATVLLKLGKEEADTMSYFILSETLMLAGVFLSAWIVWHLRGFSLEGLGRSLTMRWKDWLSGILLATVLYAVGFGISLWAGAVEIAGVTFNPSSLLMSLVFFLLVAVTEELALRGFVLERLLQSGVNKFCALFLSAALFSLIHIGNPNFDFLSFINILLAGILLGSSYIYTRNLCFPIALHWFWNWIQGPVLGYEVSGNKFCNGLLALRLPEANLINGGAFGFEGSVLCTVLMVVGTGLILKIHGK; encoded by the coding sequence ATGGAAACCATCGGAAATGAATCCAAAGCCAAACGTTTTGGAAAAGCGGCAATCGACATTGTTTCATTCGCCGCGCTTGCCGTCATCATCATTACAATAATAAGCGTCCCTTTCGCAACCGTATTGCTGAAGTTAGGAAAGGAAGAGGCCGATACGATGTCCTATTTCATATTGAGCGAGACGCTGATGCTGGCAGGCGTATTCCTTTCCGCATGGATAGTATGGCATTTACGCGGCTTTTCACTGGAAGGGCTCGGACGCTCTTTAACGATGCGTTGGAAGGACTGGCTGTCGGGAATACTGCTGGCAACCGTTCTTTATGCGGTAGGGTTTGGCATATCCTTGTGGGCAGGTGCGGTAGAGATTGCAGGAGTGACATTCAATCCTTCTTCCTTACTGATGAGCCTTGTATTCTTCCTGCTGGTAGCCGTGACAGAGGAATTGGCATTGCGGGGATTTGTATTGGAACGCCTGCTGCAAAGCGGGGTGAATAAGTTTTGTGCCTTGTTCCTCTCCGCCGCCCTGTTCTCCTTGATTCATATAGGCAATCCGAACTTCGACTTTCTGTCTTTTATCAACATACTTCTGGCAGGCATCCTTTTAGGCTCATCCTATATATACACACGCAACCTCTGCTTCCCGATAGCTCTACACTGGTTCTGGAACTGGATACAAGGCCCGGTATTAGGCTATGAGGTCAGTGGAAATAAATTCTGCAACGGCTTGCTGGCCCTTCGGCTGCCCGAAGCCAATCTGATAAACGGCGGCGCTTTCGGCTTTGAAGGCTCCGTACTCTGTACGGTACTGATGGTAGTGGGAACAGGATTGATTTTAAAAATACACGGAAAATAG
- a CDS encoding leucine-rich repeat domain-containing protein, producing the protein MNLKKILLVAGLGIMISNVSAQTSRRYTVAKPGTLVEMLTEEEANEITHLVLQGKLNAVDFRHLRDEFKKLQILDISNASISMYAGKNGTHPDRFYIYPANCIPSYAFCKQLGDSTFAGKTSLTEVILSDKTKNIEDGAFKGCTNLKICRIRKKTPPNLLPEALADSVTAIFVPLGSSDSYRRGKRWETFAFIEGEPVGALVQIATMGSLASELLRAGIQPKDVNFLTVEGKMDEADFTLIRNYMPNLVSVDLSKCNATTIPEYTFTQKKYLLNIKLPHGLKSIGQRAFSGCGRLCGTLELPSGVTAIEYGAFMGCDNLRHVLATGDKITTLGDNLFGNDKDKLIYRD; encoded by the coding sequence ATGAACCTGAAAAAGATACTTTTAGTAGCCGGACTGGGCATTATGATATCGAACGTCTCCGCCCAGACTTCCAGGAGATATACCGTTGCCAAACCCGGTACTTTGGTGGAAATGCTCACCGAAGAAGAAGCGAACGAGATTACCCACCTTGTCCTGCAAGGCAAGCTGAATGCAGTGGATTTCCGCCACCTGCGCGATGAATTCAAGAAACTGCAAATACTGGACATCTCCAATGCATCCATCAGCATGTACGCCGGAAAGAACGGTACGCATCCCGACCGCTTTTACATCTATCCCGCCAATTGCATCCCGTCCTATGCTTTCTGCAAGCAGCTTGGCGACAGCACTTTTGCCGGAAAAACATCCTTGACGGAGGTAATCCTTTCCGACAAGACCAAGAACATCGAAGACGGTGCATTCAAGGGATGCACCAACCTGAAGATTTGCCGCATACGTAAGAAAACTCCCCCCAACCTGTTGCCCGAAGCTCTGGCGGACAGTGTAACGGCGATATTCGTCCCTCTGGGTAGCAGCGATTCCTATCGTCGCGGCAAGCGGTGGGAGACATTCGCTTTCATAGAGGGCGAACCGGTAGGAGCTTTGGTGCAGATAGCCACCATGGGCAGCCTTGCCAGCGAACTGCTTCGTGCGGGCATACAGCCCAAAGATGTGAACTTCCTTACGGTAGAAGGTAAGATGGACGAGGCGGACTTTACGTTGATACGCAACTACATGCCCAATCTGGTGAGCGTGGATTTGTCCAAGTGCAATGCCACAACTATCCCCGAATACACGTTTACCCAAAAGAAATACCTGCTCAATATCAAACTGCCCCATGGCTTGAAGAGCATCGGCCAGCGTGCGTTCAGCGGATGCGGACGGTTGTGCGGCACCTTGGAACTTCCTTCCGGTGTAACTGCCATAGAGTACGGTGCATTCATGGGATGCGACAATCTTCGTCATGTCCTTGCCACCGGCGATAAGATTACAACTTTGGGCGATAACCTTTTCGGCAATGACAAGGACAAGCTGATATATAGGGATTAG
- a CDS encoding cyclically-permuted mutarotase family protein, translated as MNIDYTNDGLHLLGKGYFEMGRERKTLYYTEMKKVFLFLSLFCYTCLWAQKKVKVTCMENGITYGARIENREAESYSTRLQVSDLYTDNMVLQRDVPLKIHGKANVGELVSVSIAQQKATARVDNNGRWFVLLTPLQAGGPYTLSISVGKQTLSCKNVLVGEVWLCSGQSNMEFMLKQAATAQTDIPEANDDKLRLFDMKARWRTNAVAWNASVLDSLNHLHYYKSTVWKSCTSATAASFSAVAYYFGKMLRDSLNVPVGLICNAVGGSPTEAWIDRHTLDCEFPDILYDWTKNDFIQDWVRKRAALNIKHSTNKQQRHPYEPCFLFESGILPLSKYPLKGVIWYQGESNTHNKEAHEKLFKLLIDSWRSNWEQPNLPFYYVQLSSIDRPSWTWFRDSQRRLMKSIPNTGMVVSSDQGDSLDVHPINKKPIGERLGYWALNRTYGYENVLPSGPLFRSAEFRDGAVYVSFDYGDGLRSVDGAPLCAFEVAEEEGFYEPATAIVEDNCLKVYNTNIKNPRFIRYGWQPFTRANLVNKMGLPASTFRVAASAACVIIDKVSQMQGFPQENENFAKGVSACYAGIAAGKLLIAGGCNFPKIPVHAGGSKKYYRDIYTAELSKDSVLVWQRAGQLPQAMAYGVSVSTADGIICVGGMNEQAALSTTYRIRVANEKAVVETLPSLPCTLDNMTGALLENKLYVAGGNKDGKASNAFYCLDLEQLSQGWQELPAFPGVPRVQPVSAAQLDADGQLCFYLWSGFAAPTEERDASLSVDGYVYSPAANTWTPLPEVMDEVGEKVSLSGGVATAWDKNLIICMGGVDKDIFLRALQKPAADYLTHPVEWYRFNKRVLVYDVRLREWQTIACIPDVARAGAALVVCGENIFCINGELKPGVRTPEITCITIKK; from the coding sequence ATGAATATTGATTATACGAATGACGGGTTGCATTTACTTGGAAAAGGTTATTTTGAAATGGGTAGAGAACGTAAAACATTATATTATACAGAAATGAAAAAAGTATTTTTATTCTTAAGTTTGTTTTGCTATACTTGCCTTTGGGCACAAAAGAAAGTGAAAGTGACTTGTATGGAAAATGGTATTACTTATGGTGCAAGAATAGAAAATCGGGAGGCAGAGTCGTATTCTACCCGTTTGCAAGTATCAGACTTGTATACCGATAATATGGTGTTGCAACGTGATGTTCCATTGAAGATACACGGGAAAGCGAATGTCGGTGAGCTGGTTTCAGTAAGTATCGCCCAGCAGAAGGCTACTGCCCGTGTAGACAATAATGGTCGTTGGTTTGTGCTACTTACGCCTTTGCAGGCGGGCGGACCTTATACATTATCCATATCTGTAGGAAAACAGACTTTATCATGCAAAAATGTATTGGTTGGTGAAGTCTGGTTATGTTCCGGACAATCAAATATGGAGTTTATGTTGAAGCAGGCAGCCACTGCGCAAACAGATATTCCGGAAGCGAATGACGACAAACTTCGGCTGTTTGATATGAAAGCGCGTTGGCGTACGAATGCGGTAGCATGGAATGCATCTGTGTTAGACTCTTTGAATCATTTGCACTATTATAAATCTACTGTTTGGAAATCTTGTACTTCCGCTACAGCAGCTTCTTTTTCTGCTGTGGCTTACTACTTTGGCAAGATGCTTCGCGATAGTCTGAATGTACCGGTAGGCTTGATATGTAATGCTGTCGGTGGTTCACCTACGGAAGCATGGATAGATCGCCATACATTGGATTGTGAGTTTCCGGATATCCTGTATGATTGGACAAAGAATGATTTTATTCAAGACTGGGTTCGTAAAAGAGCTGCTTTGAACATAAAACATTCTACCAACAAGCAGCAACGTCATCCTTACGAACCTTGTTTTCTGTTTGAATCCGGTATTCTCCCTTTGAGTAAATACCCGCTGAAAGGAGTTATTTGGTATCAAGGAGAATCGAATACTCATAACAAGGAAGCGCATGAGAAACTTTTTAAACTGTTGATTGATAGTTGGCGCTCCAATTGGGAACAACCGAATCTGCCTTTTTATTATGTGCAACTGTCAAGCATAGACCGTCCGTCATGGACTTGGTTCCGTGATAGTCAGCGAAGATTGATGAAAAGTATTCCTAATACGGGAATGGTTGTATCCAGCGATCAGGGAGATTCATTGGATGTACATCCTATCAATAAGAAACCGATTGGCGAGCGCTTGGGGTATTGGGCACTGAACCGTACTTATGGGTATGAAAATGTACTTCCTTCAGGTCCGTTGTTTCGCAGTGCAGAATTCAGAGATGGTGCTGTATATGTTTCGTTCGATTACGGCGATGGTTTGCGTAGTGTTGATGGAGCCCCTTTGTGTGCGTTTGAAGTGGCAGAGGAAGAGGGCTTTTATGAGCCTGCTACTGCTATCGTTGAGGATAACTGTCTGAAAGTGTATAATACCAATATTAAGAATCCCCGTTTCATTCGCTATGGATGGCAACCGTTTACTCGTGCTAATCTGGTGAATAAGATGGGATTGCCGGCTTCAACTTTTCGTGTAGCTGCATCTGCTGCATGCGTTATTATTGATAAAGTCAGTCAAATGCAGGGATTCCCGCAGGAAAATGAAAATTTTGCTAAAGGTGTTTCAGCTTGCTATGCAGGAATAGCGGCAGGTAAGTTATTGATTGCCGGCGGCTGTAATTTTCCTAAAATACCGGTTCATGCCGGCGGCTCTAAGAAATACTATCGCGATATTTATACAGCAGAACTGTCGAAGGACTCTGTATTGGTTTGGCAGAGAGCAGGACAGTTACCGCAAGCAATGGCCTATGGAGTTTCTGTATCTACCGCAGATGGAATAATATGTGTAGGGGGGATGAATGAACAGGCGGCTCTGTCTACAACTTATCGCATACGTGTGGCTAATGAGAAAGCTGTTGTAGAAACATTGCCTTCGTTACCTTGTACGCTGGATAATATGACAGGTGCTTTACTGGAAAATAAACTCTATGTTGCCGGTGGAAATAAAGATGGTAAGGCGTCCAATGCTTTTTATTGCCTCGATTTGGAGCAATTGTCTCAAGGCTGGCAGGAGCTTCCAGCCTTTCCGGGTGTTCCTCGGGTACAACCGGTAAGCGCTGCACAACTGGATGCTGATGGACAATTATGTTTCTACCTATGGAGTGGCTTTGCTGCACCAACGGAAGAACGTGATGCTTCTCTTTCGGTTGATGGATATGTGTATTCACCGGCTGCTAATACTTGGACACCATTACCTGAGGTAATGGATGAGGTAGGTGAAAAGGTCTCTTTAAGCGGTGGCGTGGCGACTGCTTGGGATAAAAATCTGATTATTTGTATGGGAGGTGTTGATAAAGACATTTTTTTGCGTGCACTTCAAAAACCGGCTGCTGATTATTTGACTCATCCGGTGGAATGGTATCGTTTTAATAAACGGGTTCTTGTTTATGATGTACGCTTACGGGAGTGGCAAACAATAGCTTGTATACCGGATGTTGCTCGTGCAGGTGCTGCGTTGGTGGTATGCGGAGAAAATATTTTTTGTATCAATGGAGAATTAAAACCGGGGGTCCGTACTCCAGAAATTACTTGTATTACAATTAAAAAGTAA
- a CDS encoding Tex family protein gives MTQIFHSMIAAILGISEKQIGQTLSLLDDGATIPFISRYRKEMTGGLDEVQIESIRTHYEKLKETAKRKETIVATIREQGKMTPELQKRIDDTWDSTALEDIYLPYKPKRKTRAEAARQKGLEPLATLLMLQREPHPEQRAAAFVKGDVKDADDALKGARDIIAEQVSENERARNMLRNTFARQALLTAKVIKGKEEEGAKYRDYFDCSEPLKRCSSHRLLAIRRAEAEGLLKVSISPNDEECVERLERQFVQSNNACGKQVAEAVQDAYKRLLKPSIETEFAAQSKERADDEAIRVFAENLRQLLLASPLGQKRVMGIDPGFRTGCKVVCLDAQGNLLHNENIYPHPPVNQSKEAFAKLQKMIEAYKVEAIAVGNGTASRETEDFLKRQTFNREVQIFIVSEQGASIYSASKIARDEFPEYDVTVRGAVSIARRLMDPLAELVKIDPKSIGVGQYQHDVDQSKLKKSLDQTVENCVNLVGVNLNTASSHLLTYISGLGPQLAQNIVNYRAENGAFASRKELMKVPRMGAKAFEQCAGFLRIPDARNPLDNTAVHPESYHIVEQMAKDLGCSVAELIADKELRRKIQPERYLSPTVGMPTLKDILQELEKPGRDPRGPIKVFEFDKNVRTIDDLRIGMELPGIVGNITNFGAFVDIGIKENGLIHLSQLAQKYVSNPNEIVSIHQQVRVKVLSVDTERKRIQLTMIGVSG, from the coding sequence ATGACACAAATCTTTCACAGCATGATAGCTGCCATTCTCGGCATATCGGAAAAGCAAATCGGGCAGACACTCTCCCTGCTCGACGACGGAGCAACCATCCCGTTCATCAGCCGCTACCGCAAGGAAATGACGGGCGGACTGGACGAAGTGCAGATAGAATCCATCCGTACCCATTACGAAAAACTGAAGGAAACGGCGAAACGGAAGGAGACCATCGTCGCCACCATCCGCGAACAGGGGAAAATGACCCCGGAACTGCAAAAGCGCATTGACGACACGTGGGACAGCACCGCCCTCGAAGACATCTACCTGCCCTACAAGCCCAAACGGAAAACCCGTGCGGAAGCCGCCCGCCAGAAAGGACTCGAACCGCTTGCCACCCTGCTGATGCTCCAGCGCGAGCCTCATCCCGAACAGCGTGCCGCCGCCTTCGTGAAAGGCGATGTAAAGGATGCGGACGATGCCCTGAAAGGTGCGCGCGACATCATAGCCGAACAGGTGAGCGAGAACGAACGCGCCCGCAACATGCTGCGGAATACCTTTGCACGCCAAGCCTTGCTGACCGCCAAAGTGATAAAAGGCAAAGAGGAGGAAGGTGCCAAATACCGGGATTACTTCGACTGTTCGGAGCCCCTGAAGCGATGCAGCTCGCACCGCCTGCTTGCCATCCGCCGCGCCGAAGCGGAGGGTCTGCTCAAAGTGAGCATCAGCCCCAACGACGAAGAGTGCGTGGAACGGCTGGAACGGCAGTTTGTACAGAGCAACAACGCCTGCGGGAAGCAGGTGGCGGAAGCCGTGCAGGATGCCTACAAGCGTCTGTTGAAACCGTCCATCGAGACCGAGTTTGCCGCGCAAAGCAAGGAGCGTGCCGACGATGAAGCCATCCGCGTCTTTGCGGAAAACCTGCGGCAGTTACTGCTGGCATCGCCCCTGGGGCAGAAAAGGGTGATGGGGATAGACCCCGGATTCCGCACCGGATGTAAGGTGGTGTGCCTGGATGCGCAGGGCAACCTGCTGCACAACGAGAATATCTACCCGCATCCGCCGGTGAACCAAAGCAAAGAGGCGTTTGCCAAACTGCAGAAGATGATAGAGGCCTATAAGGTGGAAGCCATCGCCGTGGGCAACGGCACTGCCAGCCGCGAGACGGAAGATTTCCTGAAACGGCAGACGTTCAACCGGGAAGTGCAGATTTTCATTGTCAGCGAGCAGGGTGCATCCATCTACTCCGCTTCCAAGATAGCCAGGGATGAGTTTCCGGAATATGATGTAACGGTGCGCGGCGCCGTATCCATCGCCCGCCGGCTTATGGACCCGCTGGCGGAGCTTGTCAAGATAGACCCGAAGTCCATCGGTGTGGGACAATACCAGCACGACGTAGACCAAAGCAAGCTGAAGAAATCCCTCGACCAGACTGTGGAGAACTGCGTAAACCTGGTCGGCGTAAACCTGAATACGGCAAGCAGCCATCTGCTGACGTATATATCGGGACTTGGTCCTCAACTGGCGCAGAACATCGTGAACTACCGCGCCGAGAACGGAGCATTCGCATCGCGCAAGGAGCTGATGAAAGTTCCGCGCATGGGTGCAAAGGCTTTTGAGCAATGTGCCGGCTTCCTGCGCATACCGGATGCCAGGAATCCGCTGGACAACACGGCGGTGCATCCCGAAAGCTACCACATCGTGGAGCAGATGGCAAAGGACCTGGGATGCAGCGTGGCCGAACTGATTGCCGACAAAGAATTGCGCCGGAAGATACAGCCGGAACGCTACCTCTCTCCCACCGTCGGAATGCCGACCTTGAAGGATATCCTGCAAGAGCTGGAGAAGCCGGGGCGTGACCCGCGCGGGCCTATCAAAGTGTTCGAATTCGATAAGAACGTGCGTACAATCGATGATTTGCGCATAGGCATGGAACTGCCGGGCATCGTGGGGAATATCACCAACTTCGGCGCTTTCGTCGATATAGGTATCAAGGAAAACGGCTTGATACACCTCTCCCAGCTTGCGCAGAAGTATGTATCAAACCCTAATGAGATTGTATCCATCCATCAGCAGGTACGCGTAAAGGTGCTCAGTGTAGATACCGAACGGAAACGTATACAACTGACGATGATTGGGGTTAGCGGTTAG
- the dnaJ gene encoding molecular chaperone DnaJ, translating to MEKRDYYEVLEVEKTASVEEIKKAYRKKAIQYHPDKNPGDKVAEEKFKEAAEAYDVLSNPDKRARYDQFGHAGMSGAAGNGGPFGGFSGGMSMDDIFSMFGDIFGGHSGGFGGGFSGFGGFGGGGGGAQQQRRYRGSDLRVKVKLNLKEISTGVEKKFKLKKYVPCSHCHGTGAEGDGGAETCPTCKGSGTVIRNQQTILGTMQTRTTCPTCGGEGKVIKNKCKECAGEGIVYGEEVVTVKIPAGVAEGMQLSMSGKGNAGKHNGVPGDLLILIEEEQDKELIRDENDLIYNLLLSFPTAALGGAVEIPTIDGKVKVKIESGTQPGKVLRLRGKGLPNVNGYGTGDLLVNVSVYVPETLNKEEKKALEEMERSDNFKPNTSIKEKIFKKFKSLFD from the coding sequence ATGGAAAAAAGAGATTATTACGAAGTACTGGAAGTCGAAAAAACAGCATCGGTAGAAGAGATAAAGAAAGCCTATCGTAAGAAAGCTATCCAGTATCACCCCGATAAAAACCCCGGTGACAAGGTAGCCGAGGAGAAGTTTAAAGAAGCGGCAGAAGCATACGATGTATTAAGCAATCCGGACAAGCGTGCCCGTTACGACCAATTCGGCCATGCCGGAATGAGTGGCGCTGCCGGCAACGGCGGACCGTTCGGCGGTTTCAGCGGTGGCATGTCCATGGACGACATATTCTCCATGTTCGGCGATATATTCGGTGGACACAGCGGTGGCTTTGGCGGCGGTTTCAGTGGTTTCGGCGGATTCGGCGGCGGTGGCGGTGGCGCGCAACAGCAACGCCGTTATCGCGGCTCGGACTTGCGCGTTAAGGTGAAGCTGAACCTCAAGGAGATTTCTACCGGAGTAGAGAAGAAATTCAAACTGAAAAAGTATGTACCCTGCAGCCACTGTCACGGAACCGGTGCAGAAGGAGACGGCGGTGCGGAAACCTGCCCTACCTGTAAGGGCAGCGGTACGGTAATCCGCAACCAGCAGACCATCCTCGGCACAATGCAGACGCGTACCACTTGTCCTACCTGTGGTGGCGAAGGCAAGGTCATCAAGAATAAATGTAAGGAATGTGCAGGCGAAGGTATCGTTTACGGCGAAGAAGTCGTTACCGTGAAAATTCCTGCCGGTGTAGCCGAAGGCATGCAGCTCTCCATGAGCGGCAAAGGCAATGCGGGCAAACACAACGGCGTACCGGGCGACCTGCTGATTCTCATAGAGGAAGAGCAGGACAAGGAACTGATTCGCGATGAGAATGATTTGATTTACAACCTGTTGCTCAGTTTCCCGACAGCCGCATTGGGCGGTGCGGTAGAAATACCCACCATTGACGGCAAGGTTAAGGTAAAAATCGAATCGGGTACACAGCCGGGTAAGGTTCTCCGCCTGCGCGGCAAAGGACTGCCTAACGTAAACGGATACGGAACCGGAGACCTGCTGGTGAATGTCAGCGTATATGTGCCCGAAACACTGAACAAGGAAGAGAAAAAAGCGCTGGAAGAAATGGAAAGGTCGGATAACTTCAAGCCGAATACTTCTATCAAGGAGAAGATTTTCAAGAAGTTCAAGAGTTTGTTTGATTAA
- a CDS encoding nucleotide exchange factor GrpE, whose translation MKAKSFYKNNKHNNMDSKEKENINEEELKAQDAQDETCEETTEKEEEVALTEEEKLTQELQKANAEIEDQKDKYLRLSAEFDNYRKRTMKEKAELILNGGEKSISSILPIVDDFERALKNMETATDVAAVKEGVELIYNKFMTVLGQNGVKVIETKEQPLDTDYHEAIAVIPAPDEALKGKILDCVQTGYTLNDKVIRHAKVVVGE comes from the coding sequence ATGAAAGCAAAATCATTTTACAAGAATAACAAGCATAACAATATGGACTCTAAAGAAAAAGAAAACATCAACGAAGAAGAGTTAAAAGCACAAGACGCTCAAGACGAAACTTGTGAAGAAACAACAGAGAAAGAAGAAGAAGTTGCCCTGACAGAGGAAGAAAAACTCACTCAGGAACTGCAAAAGGCCAACGCTGAGATTGAAGACCAGAAAGACAAGTACCTGCGTCTCTCTGCCGAGTTCGACAACTACCGTAAACGTACAATGAAAGAAAAAGCCGAACTTATCCTGAATGGCGGAGAAAAGAGCATCAGCAGCATTCTTCCTATCGTGGACGACTTTGAACGCGCCCTGAAAAACATGGAGACCGCCACCGATGTAGCTGCCGTAAAAGAAGGTGTGGAGCTTATCTACAACAAGTTTATGACAGTATTGGGTCAGAACGGTGTCAAAGTAATCGAAACCAAAGAACAGCCGCTTGACACAGACTACCACGAAGCCATTGCCGTAATCCCGGCTCCCGACGAAGCTTTGAAAGGTAAAATTCTGGACTGCGTACAAACCGGTTACACGCTAAACGACAAAGTAATCCGCCATGCCAAGGTAGTGGTTGGAGAATAA
- a CDS encoding ABC-F family ATP-binding cassette domain-containing protein — protein sequence MITVSNVSVQFGKRVLFNDVNLKFTSGNCYGIIGANGAGKSTFLRTISGDLDPTTGSIMLGPGERLSVLSQDHFKWDAYTVMDTVMMGHTVLWDIMKQREELYAKEDFTDEDGLKVSELEEKFAELDGWNAESDAAALLSGLGIKEDKHYVLMGELNNKEKVRVMLAQALYGNPDNLLLDEPTNDLDMETVTWLEDYLANFEHTVLVVSHDRHFLDSVCTHTVDIDYGKINLFAGNYSFWYESSQLALRQQQNQKAKAEEKKKELEEFIRRFSANVAKSKQTTSRKKMLEKLNVEEIKPSSRKYPGIIFTPEREPGNQILEVAGLTKTLEDGTVLFRDVNFNVEKGDKIVFLSHDPRAMTALFEIINGNMKPDAGTFNWGVTITTAYLPLDNTAFFNTDLNLVDWLSQFGEGNEVYMKSFLGRMLFSGEEVLKKASVLSGGEKMRCMIARMQLRNANCLILDTPTNHLDLESIQAFNNNLKTYKGNILFSSHDHEFIQTVANRIIELTPNGIIDKMMEYDEYITSDHIKELRTKMYNK from the coding sequence ATGATTACAGTCTCGAACGTATCGGTTCAATTTGGTAAAAGAGTGTTGTTTAATGATGTAAACCTGAAGTTTACAAGTGGTAATTGTTATGGTATAATCGGTGCCAACGGTGCCGGAAAGTCTACTTTCCTGCGTACTATTTCGGGCGATTTGGACCCGACAACGGGGTCTATCATGCTGGGACCGGGCGAGCGCCTGTCCGTATTGAGCCAGGACCACTTCAAGTGGGATGCTTATACGGTGATGGATACCGTGATGATGGGGCACACCGTGCTGTGGGACATTATGAAACAGCGCGAAGAACTCTATGCCAAAGAGGACTTCACGGACGAAGACGGTCTGAAGGTATCCGAACTGGAAGAGAAATTCGCCGAACTCGACGGTTGGAATGCAGAAAGCGATGCTGCCGCCTTATTGAGCGGACTGGGCATCAAGGAAGACAAGCATTATGTGCTGATGGGCGAGCTGAACAACAAGGAAAAAGTACGTGTCATGCTGGCGCAGGCTTTGTATGGCAATCCGGATAACCTGCTGCTGGACGAGCCTACCAATGACTTGGACATGGAAACCGTAACCTGGCTGGAGGACTATCTTGCCAATTTTGAACATACCGTTCTGGTAGTGAGCCACGACCGTCACTTCCTCGACTCCGTTTGTACGCATACCGTGGACATCGACTACGGAAAGATTAACCTCTTTGCCGGAAACTACAGCTTCTGGTACGAGTCCAGCCAGCTTGCTCTCCGCCAACAGCAGAACCAGAAGGCTAAAGCCGAGGAGAAGAAGAAAGAACTGGAAGAGTTTATCCGCCGTTTTAGCGCCAATGTGGCGAAGAGCAAGCAGACTACCAGCCGTAAGAAGATGCTGGAGAAGCTGAATGTGGAAGAAATCAAACCGTCGTCACGTAAGTACCCGGGCATCATCTTCACTCCCGAACGCGAACCGGGCAATCAGATTCTTGAAGTAGCCGGACTGACGAAAACGCTGGAAGACGGCACGGTGCTGTTCCGTGATGTGAACTTCAATGTGGAGAAAGGGGATAAAATCGTGTTCCTTTCACACGATCCGCGTGCCATGACCGCTTTGTTCGAGATTATCAACGGAAATATGAAGCCGGATGCGGGAACTTTCAACTGGGGTGTTACGATTACCACCGCTTATCTGCCGTTGGACAACACCGCTTTCTTTAATACGGATTTGAATCTGGTAGACTGGTTGAGCCAGTTTGGCGAGGGCAATGAGGTATATATGAAGAGTTTCCTCGGCCGTATGCTTTTCTCCGGCGAAGAGGTGCTGAAGAAAGCAAGCGTACTGTCGGGTGGCGAGAAGATGCGTTGTATGATTGCGCGCATGCAGTTGCGTAATGCCAACTGTCTCATTCTGGATACGCCGACCAACCACCTTGACCTGGAATCCATCCAGGCATTCAACAATAACCTGAAGACCTATAAAGGAAACATCCTGTTCTCGTCTCACGACCACGAGTTCATCCAGACAGTGGCAAACCGTATCATCGAACTGACCCCGAACGGCATCATCGACAAGATGATGGAGTATGATGAATACATCACTTCCGACCACATCAAGGAGCTGAGAACAAAAATGTACAATAAATAA